The following are encoded together in the Brassica napus cultivar Da-Ae chromosome A9, Da-Ae, whole genome shotgun sequence genome:
- the LOC106391290 gene encoding glutathione S-transferase Z1-like: MAEKKEKLKLYSYWKSSCSHRVRIALTLKGIEYEYVPVNPLKRDEFLKINPMGAVPALVDGDVVVSDSLAIIMYLDEKYPEPPLLPRDLHKRAVNYQAASIVFSGIQPYQNTPVARYIEEKTNAEEKTAWVSNAITKGFTALEKLLVSCTGKYATGDEVYLADLFLAPQIHAAINRFQINMEPYPTLAKCYESYNDLPAFQNAVPEKQPDAPASTS; this comes from the exons ATG gcagagaagaaggagaagctgAAGCTCTACTCTTACTGGAAAAGCTCGTGCTCACACCGTGTCCGTATCGCCCTCACTTTAAAAG GGATTGAATATGAGTACGTACCAGTGAATCCCCTCAAGAGAGATGAATTCTTGAAGATCAATCCAATGGGTGCTGTACCAGCGCTTGTTGATGGAGACGTTGTGGTTTCTGATTCTCTTGCCATCATAATG TATCTAGATGAGAAGTATCCTGAGCCACCTCTCTTACCTCGCGACCTCCACAAACGTGCTGTAAACTACCAG GCAGCGAGTATTGTGTTCTCTGGCATACAGCCTTATCAAAATACGCCTGTTGCT agGTATATTGAGGAGAAGACAAATGCTGAGGAGAAAACTGCTTGGGTCAGTAACGCTATCACAAAAGGATTCACTG CTCTCGAGAAGCTGTTGGTTAGCTGCACTGGAAAATATGCGACTGGCGATGAAGTTTACTTG GCTGATCTCTTTCTAGCCCCACAAATCCATGCAGCTATCAACAGATTCCAGATTAACATG GAACCGTACCCAACACTTGCAAAATGTTACGAGTCATACAATGATCTTCCTGCGTTTCAAAACGCAGTCCCAGAGAAGCAGCCTGATGCTCCTGCTTCCACAAGCTGA